In Pseudanabaena galeata CCNP1313, one genomic interval encodes:
- a CDS encoding YeiH family protein: MNISSPSQVWRWVSQHIYGLYLTIALAVIAYLLRNLPIFDLFSPLIIAIILGILFRNIIGMPAYCQVGVTFSMKRILRFAIILLGMQLSFVQVLAIGVKGIGLIIFTLFSTFGFTYWLGKQLGVSKNLTYLIASGTSICGASAVVATSSATHSSDRDTSYAVAIVTIFGTLSMFLYPLLPTLLSLTPETFGIWCGASIHEVAQVLAAAYQVSPISGELASITKLSRVLWLAPVILGISYLYSQRKQNYNHQSPTAIAIPWFIFYFILLIILNSLNIFPSEFKSAIGQINKFLLTISMAAMGLETKLQQLRETGLKPLYLGAGSWLFISIFSYGLVKIFY, encoded by the coding sequence ATGAACATATCTTCACCTTCGCAAGTTTGGAGATGGGTTTCTCAACATATCTATGGACTTTACCTGACGATCGCCTTAGCGGTAATAGCCTATTTATTGCGAAATCTACCAATATTTGATCTGTTCAGTCCCTTGATTATTGCGATTATTCTCGGCATTCTATTTCGCAACATCATCGGAATGCCAGCTTATTGCCAAGTGGGCGTAACCTTCTCCATGAAGCGAATTTTGCGATTCGCAATTATTCTCTTAGGAATGCAACTCAGCTTTGTGCAGGTCTTGGCAATCGGAGTCAAAGGAATTGGATTGATTATATTTACATTATTTAGCACCTTTGGCTTTACCTACTGGCTAGGAAAACAATTAGGAGTTAGCAAGAACTTAACCTATTTGATCGCATCAGGGACATCCATTTGTGGAGCTTCCGCCGTAGTTGCCACTAGTAGCGCTACACATAGTTCCGATCGCGATACCAGCTATGCCGTAGCGATTGTCACCATATTTGGAACTCTATCAATGTTCCTTTATCCACTATTACCAACTTTGCTCAGTCTGACTCCTGAGACCTTTGGTATTTGGTGCGGAGCTTCGATCCATGAGGTGGCGCAGGTCTTGGCGGCAGCTTATCAAGTCAGTCCAATTAGTGGCGAATTAGCAAGTATTACTAAGTTATCAAGAGTATTATGGTTAGCACCTGTCATTCTAGGCATTAGTTATCTATATTCCCAGCGTAAGCAAAACTATAATCATCAATCACCAACTGCGATCGCAATTCCTTGGTTTATCTTTTATTTCATTTTATTGATCATTCTGAATAGCTTGAATATTTTCCCAAGTGAGTTTAAAAGTGCGATCGGGCAAATCAACAAGTTCTTATTGACAATCTCAATGGCTGCGATGGGTTTAGAAACGAAGTTACAACAGCTTCGGGAAACTGGACTTAAACCTCTTTATTTAGGAGCAGGTTCTTGGTTGTTTATCTCTATATTTAGCTATGGATTAGTCAAGATCTTTTATTAA
- a CDS encoding sulfite exporter TauE/SafE family protein: MSDAHSYLLQNSEFMASPTLTVLTAFILFVCTFVRSAVGFGDALLAMPLLGLIMSLQTASPVVAFMGFMISLTILISDPKSVDFKSAWRLIIATIIGVPLGLLLLNYAPERLVKVILGLLLILYGIGNLVTPRMPRLQNEKYAFIFGFIAGILGGAYNTNGPPIAIYGTLRRWRPDYFRATMQCYFLFSGIATIAGHGLVGLWTPTVWHLFLWSLPSIFLGVYIGGKVNQWIPQPMFNQIIFSLLVVVGFLFLL; encoded by the coding sequence ATGAGCGATGCTCATTCTTACCTATTGCAGAATAGTGAATTCATGGCATCACCAACCCTGACAGTTTTAACAGCTTTTATTCTTTTTGTTTGTACATTTGTCCGTTCTGCTGTGGGGTTTGGCGATGCTTTACTTGCTATGCCATTGCTGGGACTAATTATGAGCCTCCAGACTGCTTCTCCAGTCGTTGCTTTTATGGGATTCATGATTAGTCTTACGATCCTGATCAGTGATCCTAAATCCGTTGACTTTAAATCAGCTTGGCGATTGATCATCGCGACGATTATCGGTGTTCCCCTTGGACTATTACTCCTCAATTATGCTCCTGAACGATTAGTCAAAGTAATCCTTGGGTTACTGCTGATTCTTTATGGTATCGGCAACCTCGTTACACCAAGAATGCCGAGGCTCCAGAATGAAAAATATGCGTTTATCTTTGGATTTATTGCAGGCATTCTCGGTGGTGCATACAACACCAATGGACCTCCGATCGCCATTTATGGAACATTACGCCGTTGGCGACCTGACTATTTTCGAGCAACGATGCAATGCTATTTTCTATTTTCAGGGATTGCCACCATTGCAGGGCATGGACTCGTCGGGCTATGGACTCCCACAGTTTGGCATTTGTTTTTATGGTCTTTACCGAGTATTTTTTTAGGGGTTTATATTGGCGGCAAAGTGAATCAATGGATTCCCCAACCAATGTTTAATCAAATCATTTTTAGCTTGTTAGTTGTTGTGGGGTTTCTATTTTTGTTATAG
- a CDS encoding fumarate reductase/succinate dehydrogenase flavoprotein subunit, protein MNTQWLKTDVLVIGGGTAGTMAAIKAKQANPDGDVLVLEKANIRRSGAIAMGMDGVNTAVIPGNSTPEQYVREITIANDGILNQNAVYQTGKLGFSVIQELEQWGVKFQKDTQGDYDLKQVHRVGKYVLPMPEGKDLKTILARQVKRHKARVTNRVMATRVLVKDGRAIGAIGFDVRNGDFVVIQAKAVILCTGACGRLGLPASGYLYGTYENPTNAGDGYSMAYHAGAELSNIECFQINPLMKDYNGPACAYVASPFGGYTANAEGNRFISCDYWSGQMMLEVWKELNSGKGPIQLKMTHLDENTIAEIESILWANERPSRGRFHQGRGENYRTKGVEMNISEIGLCSGHSASGVWVNEKAETSIKGLYAAGDMASVPHNYMIGAFVFGRIAGENAVEYVQGLEHLDPDPEFVANEKARIYAPLDRPNGIPHTQVEYKLRRLVNDYLQPPKSANRMEIGLSNFVNYHSSLEQMGAQDPHELMRCMEVHFIRDCAEMAARASLYRKESRWGLYHYRVDYPEKNNEEWFCHVHLKKDEADQMVLFKRPIEPYIVDVNVETEVYDVAVR, encoded by the coding sequence TTGAATACTCAATGGCTCAAGACAGATGTTTTGGTAATTGGTGGTGGTACAGCAGGAACGATGGCAGCCATCAAAGCCAAACAAGCCAATCCAGATGGCGATGTTCTGGTACTAGAGAAAGCCAATATTCGTCGTAGTGGTGCGATCGCCATGGGTATGGATGGTGTCAATACGGCAGTTATCCCCGGAAATTCCACTCCAGAGCAGTACGTCCGTGAAATCACGATCGCCAATGATGGCATTCTCAACCAAAATGCTGTCTATCAGACTGGTAAACTCGGCTTTTCGGTCATTCAAGAACTTGAGCAATGGGGCGTAAAGTTTCAAAAGGATACGCAGGGGGATTACGACCTCAAACAGGTACACCGCGTTGGTAAATATGTATTGCCAATGCCAGAGGGTAAGGATCTCAAAACGATTTTGGCGCGTCAGGTCAAACGCCACAAGGCAAGAGTGACCAATCGCGTCATGGCAACCCGTGTATTGGTTAAAGATGGTCGAGCGATCGGGGCAATTGGCTTTGATGTTCGCAATGGTGATTTTGTAGTCATCCAAGCTAAAGCTGTGATTCTCTGCACAGGAGCCTGTGGCAGATTGGGACTACCTGCTTCTGGTTATCTCTATGGAACCTATGAAAACCCCACCAATGCAGGTGATGGCTATTCGATGGCATATCATGCGGGTGCAGAACTGAGTAACATTGAGTGCTTCCAAATCAATCCTTTAATGAAGGATTACAACGGCCCTGCCTGTGCCTATGTGGCTAGTCCCTTTGGTGGTTACACTGCCAACGCAGAAGGCAACCGCTTCATTAGCTGTGACTATTGGAGTGGACAAATGATGCTAGAGGTTTGGAAAGAATTGAACTCTGGTAAAGGTCCAATTCAGCTTAAAATGACTCATTTGGATGAGAATACGATCGCGGAAATCGAATCAATTCTCTGGGCAAATGAACGTCCTAGCCGTGGTAGATTTCACCAAGGGCGCGGCGAGAACTATCGCACCAAGGGCGTAGAAATGAACATTTCCGAGATTGGTCTCTGTAGTGGTCACAGTGCATCGGGCGTATGGGTCAATGAGAAAGCCGAAACTTCCATTAAAGGACTCTATGCTGCTGGTGACATGGCAAGTGTTCCCCATAACTACATGATTGGAGCCTTTGTATTTGGGCGCATCGCTGGTGAGAATGCGGTGGAGTATGTCCAAGGTTTGGAACATCTCGATCCCGATCCTGAATTTGTGGCAAACGAGAAAGCCCGCATCTATGCACCACTCGATCGCCCCAATGGTATTCCCCATACCCAAGTTGAATACAAGTTGCGCCGCTTGGTCAATGACTATCTTCAACCCCCCAAGTCGGCGAACCGCATGGAAATTGGCTTGAGCAATTTCGTTAATTACCACTCTAGCCTCGAGCAGATGGGCGCACAAGATCCCCATGAACTGATGCGTTGCATGGAGGTTCACTTTATTCGTGATTGTGCAGAAATGGCGGCGAGAGCGTCACTCTATCGCAAAGAAAGCCGTTGGGGTCTCTATCACTATCGCGTCGATTATCCTGAAAAGAACAATGAAGAATGGTTCTGCCACGTCCATCTCAAAAAGGATGAAGCTGATCAGATGGTGCTATTCAAGCGTCCGATTGAGCCTTACATTGTGGATGTGAATGTTGAAACGGAAGTTTATGACGTGGCTGTGCGCTAA
- a CDS encoding HEAT repeat domain-containing protein, translating into MDSEMDQWLEMLRSPNVDDRLVAVKSLQHIGDEEIFAPLLEAVKDESPLVQKLAVTTLWELANPAAVPALVECLASPVEDIREEAKSALGELVAPDHLLLLLDALLRDDINLQLNILFLLRKIHDAQCLPYVMPFFDSTLPELREAAITTLRYLNQVERCEPALALMSDPEATVRRAAALTLGHLADAEVVPILCKAVTDDPDWEVRRNAAKSLTTHAHPDAIAALEKSAEDQHWQVRKFSLQALQKIAADRTLPLFIKALTDEYSDVRREGVIAMRILNNPVALTPLQQALDDPDRDVCIFAQRAIQSIQDSIQETSNA; encoded by the coding sequence ATGGATAGTGAAATGGATCAATGGTTAGAAATGTTGCGATCACCGAATGTGGATGATCGCCTCGTAGCAGTTAAAAGCTTGCAACATATCGGTGATGAAGAAATCTTTGCGCCGTTACTAGAAGCCGTCAAGGATGAAAGCCCCCTCGTCCAAAAGTTGGCAGTTACCACTCTCTGGGAACTCGCCAACCCTGCGGCAGTCCCTGCGTTGGTCGAATGTCTTGCCTCACCAGTGGAAGACATTCGCGAAGAGGCTAAATCCGCTTTAGGGGAATTGGTTGCCCCCGATCATCTGTTGCTGTTGCTAGATGCACTATTGCGCGATGACATCAATCTCCAACTGAATATTCTATTTCTATTGCGGAAGATTCATGATGCTCAGTGCTTACCCTATGTAATGCCATTCTTTGACTCAACCTTGCCAGAACTACGGGAAGCGGCGATCACCACCCTCAGATACTTAAATCAGGTGGAGCGCTGCGAGCCTGCCCTCGCCTTGATGTCCGATCCTGAAGCAACAGTCCGTCGGGCAGCGGCTCTAACCCTTGGGCATTTAGCGGATGCCGAAGTTGTACCCATTCTCTGCAAAGCTGTTACTGACGATCCAGATTGGGAAGTGCGTCGCAATGCCGCCAAGTCTCTCACTACTCATGCTCATCCCGATGCGATCGCTGCTTTGGAAAAGTCCGCCGAAGATCAGCATTGGCAAGTTCGCAAGTTTAGCCTCCAAGCTTTACAAAAAATTGCCGCCGATCGCACCTTACCTCTATTCATCAAAGCTCTAACCGATGAATATTCGGACGTGCGCCGTGAAGGTGTAATTGCGATGCGGATTTTAAATAATCCCGTGGCGCTCACACCTTTACAGCAAGCCCTTGATGACCCCGATCGCGATGTGTGTATCTTTGCTCAACGCGCCATTCAAAGCATCCAAGATAGCATTCAAGAGACTTCCAATGCCTAG
- a CDS encoding Crp/Fnr family transcriptional regulator, giving the protein MAYTFSSFDLNSTNSVTDWRRSLEEIYRGHTMHTYKRGQIIPMYPHKVWVVCRGVVQLNTLHPSGDEVLVGLAMQAMPFGLPLTNLEPYQAISLSDVDLIQFTLIELEQSPQLYHGILQHLNRRLQQTEALLALVSNKRVEERLRQILLLLKQEVGIPVDGGTRLTVRFTHQHLASAISSTRVTVTRAMKLLQDEGWLKIDRDRYIVLT; this is encoded by the coding sequence ATGGCATATACGTTCTCAAGCTTTGATCTTAATTCCACAAATTCTGTAACCGATTGGCGGCGATCGCTCGAAGAAATTTATCGTGGTCACACCATGCACACTTACAAGAGGGGACAAATTATTCCCATGTATCCTCATAAAGTTTGGGTGGTTTGTCGTGGTGTTGTGCAACTAAATACCTTGCATCCGTCAGGTGATGAAGTTTTGGTTGGCTTAGCAATGCAAGCTATGCCCTTTGGCTTACCATTAACTAATCTAGAACCTTATCAAGCGATTTCCCTATCAGATGTTGACTTGATACAGTTTACCTTGATTGAGCTAGAACAATCGCCGCAACTTTATCATGGCATTTTGCAACATCTCAATCGTCGCCTTCAGCAAACGGAAGCTTTGCTAGCGCTAGTTAGTAATAAACGGGTAGAAGAGCGTCTCCGCCAAATCCTACTTCTGCTCAAGCAGGAAGTTGGCATTCCTGTTGATGGTGGAACTCGCCTGACTGTACGTTTTACACACCAGCACCTTGCTAGTGCCATTAGCAGCACTCGTGTCACAGTCACTAGAGCCATGAAATTATTACAAGATGAAGGATGGTTAAAAATTGATCGCGATCGCTATATCGTTCTTACATAA
- a CDS encoding 4Fe-4S dicluster domain-containing protein, whose product MALTSQRVDVPVIVDESKCLEKCVACIEVCPLDVLVKNPETGKAYMKYDECWFCLPCEKECPTNAITVQIPFLLR is encoded by the coding sequence ATGGCTTTAACCTCTCAACGAGTTGACGTACCTGTAATCGTCGATGAGTCTAAATGCTTGGAAAAGTGTGTGGCTTGTATTGAAGTTTGCCCCCTTGATGTATTGGTAAAGAACCCTGAAACGGGTAAAGCCTATATGAAATACGATGAGTGCTGGTTTTGTCTTCCTTGCGAAAAGGAATGTCCCACCAATGCGATCACCGTCCAAATTCCATTCTTATTACGCTAA
- a CDS encoding antitoxin: MANISVNASSNVFSKTLTTKVPVTLMNNIKKIFLFAVALSLVLMMQVSFFNENAIASPLASIGSQVDKLSDTSKTLAKDTGNRAKDLANNLKTGTKENVDKAKDMAKNGKGRIADGVDKTKEMAGDRANEAQENTQALSDKASNKVEEAIDSVKNFLGQ, from the coding sequence ATGGCTAATATTTCAGTCAATGCAAGTAGTAATGTTTTTTCTAAAACTCTAACTACCAAGGTTCCAGTAACTTTAATGAACAATATCAAAAAAATCTTTCTTTTTGCTGTTGCTTTATCACTAGTTTTGATGATGCAGGTTAGCTTTTTTAATGAAAATGCGATCGCCTCTCCCTTAGCTAGTATTGGGAGCCAAGTTGATAAATTGAGCGACACCTCTAAAACCCTTGCCAAGGATACAGGAAATCGGGCTAAGGACTTAGCCAACAATTTGAAAACAGGTACTAAGGAAAATGTTGATAAAGCTAAGGATATGGCTAAAAATGGTAAAGGCAGGATTGCTGACGGTGTAGACAAAACCAAGGAGATGGCAGGCGATCGCGCCAATGAAGCCCAAGAAAATACCCAAGCTCTATCAGATAAAGCTAGTAACAAGGTTGAAGAAGCGATTGATTCTGTCAAAAACTTCTTGGGTCAGTAA
- a CDS encoding GlsB/YeaQ/YmgE family stress response membrane protein: MEFIWFILIGLIAGALAGQIVRGGGYGVLGDIIVGIVGALLGGFLFNTFGVSTGGGLIGSLVVATIGAVVLLYGIRLVKTS; the protein is encoded by the coding sequence ATGGAATTTATTTGGTTTATTTTGATTGGACTTATCGCCGGAGCCTTAGCTGGTCAGATAGTTCGAGGCGGTGGCTACGGTGTGCTGGGCGATATTATTGTTGGTATTGTCGGCGCATTATTAGGTGGTTTCCTCTTTAATACCTTTGGTGTCTCGACAGGTGGTGGCTTGATCGGTAGCTTGGTTGTGGCAACCATTGGCGCAGTAGTTTTACTATATGGAATTCGCCTAGTTAAAACTTCTTAG
- a CDS encoding Mrp/NBP35 family ATP-binding protein, whose translation MPSHTSPFQRAEHPVPPPTDPQVEVKELAVKSLLKTVIEPILNMDIVSLGMVRNLRIVDDYVYLRLYVGKHQFALKAQIMELLSSSLDWCKKSYVEVCTIAGVRTTIAVSSGKGGVGKSTTAVNLAAALRSQGNKVGLLDADVYGPNVPQMLGLAQEDVKVIDTPTGQRFIPLEAHGIKVMSVGLLAAPDHPLAWRGPVLHKIITQFIQEVEWGDLDYLLIDLPPGTGDAQITIVQESPICGVILVTTPQQVAVADVRRSIHMFRRVGIPVLGIIENMSYLLCGHCGTPNPIFGSGGGQQLADELQAPLLGKVPIDAKICTGGDIGTPLTLSDPHSAVAEVFTKIAIALDHSFAERQLIEPVLEAVRPS comes from the coding sequence ATGCCTAGCCATACTTCCCCCTTCCAAAGAGCAGAACACCCTGTACCACCACCGACCGATCCCCAAGTTGAGGTCAAGGAGCTAGCGGTAAAATCTCTGCTTAAAACGGTGATCGAGCCAATACTGAACATGGATATTGTCAGTTTGGGCATGGTGCGAAATCTGCGAATTGTCGATGACTATGTGTACCTGCGCCTCTATGTGGGTAAACATCAATTTGCCCTCAAAGCGCAAATCATGGAGCTTTTGTCATCGTCTCTAGATTGGTGCAAAAAGTCCTATGTGGAGGTTTGCACGATCGCTGGAGTTCGTACCACGATCGCCGTGTCCAGTGGTAAGGGTGGTGTAGGCAAATCGACAACAGCCGTAAATTTAGCCGCCGCTTTGCGATCGCAAGGTAACAAGGTGGGCTTACTAGATGCTGATGTCTATGGTCCAAACGTGCCACAGATGCTAGGACTAGCTCAAGAGGATGTGAAGGTAATAGACACACCCACAGGTCAACGCTTTATTCCCCTTGAGGCGCATGGGATTAAGGTGATGTCGGTGGGGTTACTTGCCGCGCCCGATCATCCCCTTGCATGGCGGGGGCCAGTTCTCCACAAGATCATCACCCAATTCATTCAAGAAGTGGAATGGGGAGATTTAGACTATCTCTTGATTGATTTGCCCCCTGGTACGGGTGATGCTCAGATTACGATCGTGCAAGAAAGTCCTATCTGTGGCGTGATTTTAGTCACGACTCCGCAGCAGGTCGCTGTTGCCGATGTCCGTCGCAGCATTCATATGTTTCGTCGAGTGGGCATTCCCGTTCTCGGCATCATCGAGAATATGAGTTACCTGCTCTGTGGACATTGTGGTACGCCCAACCCAATTTTTGGTAGTGGCGGTGGTCAGCAACTTGCCGATGAACTGCAAGCACCCTTGCTTGGAAAGGTTCCCATTGATGCCAAAATCTGTACAGGTGGTGATATCGGCACTCCGCTTACCCTTAGCGATCCTCATTCGGCAGTTGCGGAAGTGTTTACCAAAATTGCGATCGCCCTTGACCATAGTTTTGCAGAACGTCAGCTCATCGAACCAGTTCTTGAGGCTGTTCGACCCTCCTAG
- a CDS encoding LysR family transcriptional regulator, giving the protein MEVYQIRVFLEVARHLSFTEASDVLNLTQPAVSAKIKSLETELGTPLFHRLGRKIQLTDVGEFLLENGPKLIDLENDLLQEIEHIKKGKSGIIKIGCTSEIGNGWLPTKLFAYRQKYPNLQIQCNIFDSVELLYRSIINNEIDIGFSDINFADVAEISSIAIASIRYSLFVSAHHPLAHKKWLSLSDLKHHPWVLMNSEAPSRKVLESRLTEIGLSLSDFSDVETVDTSSLMRTYMTQGAYLGFASNFEFQLECQAGNLIAISLQEFALSGSVFLLTPKGISEINDLNDHKLPKLSRGTVDLTPTQKLVKLLQEHQQVDISTNVNNAMQMRSPSFALRTANSNRPETLTLSIGIQNGTIPSVTAGLIIQRLQLLSHFLPKDGRYSGIQFQIEWQNFATGSPIVTGLDSGTLNIGILGDYPLLLSALPNPETAQYNTRLVSFVSSNPDGSGNAFIVPHQSKVETITDLRGQNIAVPLRSSAHGMVMRSLQAANLLDQVELISLEHIQAIRGFNFPLHLADSYAHFAPFHDVACRCGKFRYLADGNLDILPSFYGVVVNHDLADRYPEVVIAYLQSLKAAQYWYDNTPSAPAQVAQWTRLDLDLVTEILNGSYHPEQTARFFSETVIRPDWLKLHIDHLSKIPNNETLTKINLDRWIQPEFLKQTYHS; this is encoded by the coding sequence ATGGAAGTTTATCAAATTCGTGTATTTCTTGAAGTGGCTCGGCATTTAAGTTTTACGGAGGCATCTGATGTTTTAAACCTTACGCAACCAGCAGTTAGCGCTAAAATCAAATCTCTAGAAACAGAGTTGGGTACTCCATTATTTCATCGACTGGGGCGCAAAATCCAGCTTACAGATGTGGGAGAATTCCTTCTTGAAAATGGTCCTAAACTAATCGATCTAGAAAACGATTTATTGCAGGAAATTGAGCATATAAAAAAGGGTAAATCTGGAATAATTAAAATTGGTTGTACTTCAGAAATAGGTAATGGATGGCTGCCAACAAAACTATTTGCGTACCGACAAAAGTATCCAAATTTACAAATCCAATGTAATATTTTTGATTCTGTCGAGTTGTTATATCGGAGCATCATTAATAATGAGATTGATATTGGCTTCTCCGATATTAATTTTGCCGATGTTGCCGAAATTTCTTCGATCGCGATCGCGTCAATTCGCTACTCGCTGTTTGTGTCTGCTCATCACCCCCTCGCCCACAAAAAGTGGCTTAGCCTTAGCGATTTAAAGCATCATCCTTGGGTGTTAATGAATTCTGAAGCCCCTAGCCGTAAGGTTTTGGAATCACGCTTGACAGAAATTGGGCTATCTCTTAGCGATTTTTCTGATGTGGAAACTGTAGACACATCCAGTCTCATGCGAACCTATATGACTCAAGGAGCATATTTGGGCTTTGCTTCTAATTTTGAATTCCAGTTGGAATGTCAAGCTGGGAACTTGATCGCAATTTCTTTGCAAGAATTTGCTTTGTCAGGCAGTGTCTTTTTACTAACTCCTAAGGGAATTAGCGAGATTAATGACTTAAATGATCATAAATTACCTAAATTGTCACGGGGGACTGTAGATCTCACACCTACACAAAAATTAGTAAAATTACTTCAAGAACATCAACAAGTAGATATTAGTACTAATGTTAATAATGCGATGCAAATGCGATCGCCTAGTTTCGCACTACGTACCGCTAATAGCAATCGACCTGAAACGCTCACCCTCTCGATTGGTATTCAAAATGGCACCATTCCCTCGGTGACGGCAGGGCTAATTATTCAGCGTTTGCAGTTGCTATCTCATTTTTTACCCAAGGATGGGCGCTACAGTGGCATCCAGTTTCAGATTGAATGGCAAAATTTTGCGACGGGTTCACCAATTGTGACGGGGCTAGATTCTGGAACATTGAATATTGGCATTTTGGGGGACTATCCATTACTACTGAGTGCTTTGCCAAATCCTGAGACAGCTCAGTACAACACTCGTTTAGTCAGCTTTGTGTCTAGTAATCCCGATGGTTCTGGCAATGCCTTCATCGTGCCACATCAATCAAAAGTAGAAACGATCACCGATCTGCGGGGGCAAAATATTGCTGTGCCATTACGGTCTTCGGCACATGGCATGGTGATGCGATCGCTACAGGCGGCAAACCTACTAGATCAGGTGGAATTAATCTCCCTTGAACATATTCAAGCGATTCGTGGCTTTAACTTTCCCTTACATTTAGCCGATAGCTATGCTCATTTCGCACCTTTCCATGATGTCGCTTGCCGTTGTGGAAAATTTCGCTATCTCGCTGATGGCAATCTCGATATTCTGCCATCCTTTTATGGTGTTGTTGTCAATCATGACCTCGCCGATCGCTATCCTGAAGTTGTGATTGCCTATTTACAATCCCTTAAGGCTGCCCAATATTGGTATGACAACACGCCTTCAGCTCCTGCTCAGGTGGCTCAATGGACTCGTTTGGATCTAGATTTAGTAACTGAGATTCTCAATGGTTCTTACCATCCTGAACAAACAGCACGATTCTTTTCGGAAACTGTAATCCGTCCCGACTGGCTGAAATTGCATATTGACCACCTCAGCAAGATTCCTAATAACGAAACCCTCACCAAAATTAATCTTGATCGCTGGATTCAGCCAGAATTTCTCAAGCAAACCTACCACTCTTGA
- a CDS encoding IS4 family transposase yields the protein MLSNFPKIVKQLLKNLPQNDYPKLSTFLFVSCWLSYVLDQGQTSMRSLFQRLNMRGIDIDISTFSKASKTRCSNIFYNLFVDLRRQLKKEKKLGKEDLVLFPLDSTIVTLTSKLMWNQGYGQVKLFSGINICNNEPDGIVIHFGAGHDSKYGEPTIRAIPENGVGIMDRGFAKLERIRNLIKLKDRYFVIRVKNNINLELLDNGNAILGTGKDKVEVRLVIFSDLETRSEFRLATNLSETDNQTVSNDEIAEIYKKRWQIELLWKFLKMHLKLDRLITKNVNGITIQIYTCLIAYVLLELVNIPKEFGSKMLDKLRYLQAFMCENISYLHWFRRIVILS from the coding sequence ATGTTATCTAACTTCCCTAAGATTGTCAAACAACTACTCAAAAACTTGCCCCAAAACGATTATCCAAAGTTAAGTACATTTTTATTTGTATCTTGCTGGCTTAGTTATGTACTTGACCAAGGTCAAACAAGTATGAGAAGTCTATTCCAACGGTTGAATATGAGAGGAATTGATATAGACATATCAACATTTTCCAAAGCCAGTAAAACGAGATGTTCTAATATTTTTTATAATTTGTTTGTAGATTTAAGAAGGCAGCTAAAGAAAGAGAAAAAATTAGGTAAAGAAGATTTAGTATTATTTCCTCTAGATTCAACCATAGTTACCCTAACTAGTAAACTAATGTGGAATCAAGGATATGGACAAGTAAAACTGTTCAGTGGCATCAATATTTGCAACAATGAACCTGATGGTATAGTGATACATTTTGGTGCTGGACATGACAGTAAATATGGTGAACCAACAATAAGAGCAATACCAGAAAATGGAGTTGGGATAATGGATCGAGGTTTTGCTAAGCTTGAACGTATCAGGAATTTAATAAAATTAAAAGACCGCTATTTTGTAATTAGGGTGAAGAACAACATTAACCTAGAATTATTAGATAATGGTAATGCTATATTAGGGACAGGTAAAGATAAAGTAGAAGTAAGATTAGTTATTTTTTCAGATTTAGAAACCCGTAGTGAATTTCGACTAGCAACAAACTTGTCAGAGACAGACAATCAAACAGTAAGTAATGACGAAATTGCAGAGATATATAAAAAGCGATGGCAAATTGAACTGCTTTGGAAGTTCTTGAAAATGCATTTGAAGTTAGATCGATTGATCACTAAAAATGTCAATGGTATTACTATTCAAATTTACACTTGCTTAATTGCTTATGTTTTACTAGAGCTAGTCAATATACCAAAAGAGTTTGGTTCAAAGATGTTAGATAAACTGCGATATTTACAAGCATTTATGTGTGAGAATATTAGCTACTTACATTGGTTTAGGAGGATAGTGATTTTAAGCTGA